The sequence TGCCGCCCCTATTTATTAGTTTGTGTTCAAAACAATGTCAACCTTAGTTTTAGATAAAATTACTTTGAGCACAAAGCAATAGACCCACAGAATGTTTTTAAGGAAAATAGAATGATTACATGGAATGAACAAACAGATGTTGTTGTAATAGGAAGCGGCGTGGCCGGGTGCAGTGCGGCAATTGAGGCCCGCTCAGCAGGTGCGTCAGTCATTATTTTCGAAAAAATGAAAATCACCGGCGGCAACACTCGAATCAGTGATGGGGGATTGGCGGCACCTGGGAACAGACTGCAAAAAAAACAAGGCATAGAAGATTCGCCGGAACTGTTTTATCAAGATATATTAAAGGCTGGGTTAAACCTCAATCACCGGGCCCTGGCTAGAATATTCGCAGAACAGGGGGCCGATGCGGTTGAATGGCTCCAAATGGAACTGGGCGTTCAATATATGGATCGCCTGGATCGTTTCGGGGGGCATTCAGTCGCCCGCTGCCTGACAACCAGCAGTCATTCCGGCAAAGATATAATCAAAGCGCAAACGTCCCGTTTAAAACAGATGGGAGCGGAAATCAGGACACAATGCCTTTTGACGGATTTACTGACTGATGACAGCGGCAAAGTATGTGGCGTTCGAATCAAAACCGGATATCATCACAAGGACCTGGGCTTTAAAGAACAACAAAATATCCGAGCCGGCCGGGCTGTGATTCTCGCCACAGGCGGATTTGGCAATGACGTTCCATTTCGGATGCTGCAGAACCCAAGCCTGGATACCACTGTCACCTCCACAAACCACCGAGGAGCAACGGCTGAAGGCTTGAGCTCCGCGTTGAAAATCGGGGCGGCGCCTGTCCATTTATCCTGGATTCAGACCGGCCCATGGGGCTGTGTTGATGAAATCGGCTACGGCACAGGATCTCGATTTGCGTCATATGCTTTGTACCCCAATGGAATTCTGGTCGATCCGTCAACCGGCCGGCGTATCGTAAGCGAGTGGGCAGACCGCCGGCAGCGGAGTATGGCTATTTTTAAAGCAGGGCATCCGTGTGTCGGGATTATGGATGCCCAAGGGGTAGGACATGATCCTCAAAGTTTAAAAAAATGTCTTGAGACGGGAAAGGTATATGAATTTAATAGCTTGGCAGATCTTGCCAAGGCTTATAAAATACCGTCTGATGCGTTTACGTCCACAGTAAAAGAATACAACAATATGATCAAGAAAGGCCAAACAGATCAATTTGGCAAATCCTTGGAAACTGCGCAACTAATATCCAGCCCGCCTTTTTTTGCCATGCATCTGTGGCCAAAGGTTCATTACACCCCGGGAGGTGTGGGAATCAATACAAACGCACAGGTGATTGATGTTCGCAACCAGCCGATTCCAAACCTTTACGCCGCCGGTGAAGTTTGTGGCGGCATTCATGGCGCTGATCGATTAGGAAGTTGCGCACTTACCGAATGCCTTGTTTTTGGACGGATCGCCGGCCGGAATGCTGCTGCGGAGAACAAAATTCAGGGGACATAAGCCATGTCTTTATGTAAAACAGTATTTGCAGTGTTTCATGATTTCTGCTTAACGGTTGAGCTCTTTCACTTCGTCCAGCACCTCGCGCACCTTGATTACCAGATCCTGCTTTGCGAACGGTTTCTGAATAAACTGCACGCCTTCGTCCAATACGCCATGGTGGGCGATCAGATTTGCTGTATAGCCGGACATGAACAATAGATTGAGGTTCGGGTAAAGCGATAGCAGGTTTCTGGCCAGGTCCCGGCCGTTCATCCCGGGCATGACCACATCGGTCATGAGCAGGTGAATCTCGCCGGCGTGCTCACGGGCAAGGGCGATGGCTTCTTCCGGTGTGCCGGCCGCAAGGACCGTGTAACCGGTTCGCTCCAGCATCATCCGGGTCATTTTTAAGATGGAAGGTTCATCTTCCACCAGCAGAATGGTTTCAGTTCCTTTCTGGTTGAATTTGTCCGAGTTTTTTTTCTCTGGACTTTCGGTTGCAGCCAGATACCGGGGCAGATAGATCCGGAAGATGCTCCCCTGCCCCGGCTCGCTGTAGATATTGATAAAACCGTCATTTTGCTTAACGATGCCGTACACCGTAGCCAGACCAAGACCGGTGCCCTTATCCACGTCCTTGGTGGTGAAAAAGGGTTCGAAAAGATTGGCCAGCGTCTCCTGTTCCATCCTGTTCCATGCCACAGCCGTCGTCACTGACCGCCAGCAGGACAAAGTCACCAGCAACAAAACCAGGGTGCTCCGCACAATAGGTGGAATCAAACGTCGCTTTTCCCGTTTCTATGGTGATCATTCCTATGTCCGCGATTGCATCACGAGCGTTGATACAAAGATTGGCCAGGATTTGATCGATTTGTGACGGATCCATCCGGACCGGCCAAACTGTCGTTTCAGGCCGCCAGGCAAGATCGATATCCTCGCCGATCAGTCGCCGAAGCATCTTGAGCATGCTTTTGATCGTCCGGTTTAGATCAAGCACCTTGGGTGCAATGGTCTGTTTACGGGCAAAGGCCAGCAGCTGCCGGGTGATATCGGCAGATCGGTTGGCGGCAGAGAAAATTTCACTAAGGTTGTTGTGGAGCGGATCATCCGGGGCTAAGTCTTCCATAGCAATTTCCGTATTACCGAGGATCACGCTGAGCATGTTGTTAAAGTCGTGAGCCACTCCTCCGGCAAGACGTCCCACGGACTCCATTTTCTGGGCTTGGCGCATTTGCTCTTCCAGTTTCTCGTGCGCTGTTTTTTGGCGGGCCTCTTCCTGGATGGCAAACAGAATCGGCGCCGTTTGCGCTGCCACGCTTTCCAGAAGGTCCCGGTCGTCTTTGTCGTATCCCTCCGCCTTGTTGGCTACGACAAACTGGCCGATCAGGTTATCGTGGTGCACGATGGGAGTCGCCAAGGCGTTCTCCAGGGCCACGTGTCCTTCGGGAATCCGGAGTTTTTCGTTGGCGATCAACGTCTGCTTCTTCATCAGGGACCTGCCCCACAGCCCTCCCCAGACGGAACGGGGAAAAACGACGCTCTTTTCAGCTATCTGGCATTGATCCCAAACGTCGCGCGTCATGGAGGGACAGACCAAGTCGCCGGCCTCATCGATGTACCCGAAATAGCCGAAGCGGCTGTCCAGATCCTTCAAAAGGACATCGAGAACATCAACAAAGACCTCGTTCCGAGAGGAGATCAGAAAAACATTGGCGATTCGACTGGATAGCTTGATGGATCGATGTTGTCGGACAACCGCCTCTTCAGCCTGTTTGCGCTCTGTGATGTCGCTCAGCACTACACGGTACACCGGAGCGCCGTCTTCCGCTTGCGCAGCGATTACCCTCAGATGCGCCCAGAAGTGTGTCCCATCCGGTTTGACCAGCCGTAGCTCGCATTCCTGGGGTTCGCCCGTCTGAAAGAGCTGCTTCCGATGCAGGTAGTAGATGTCCTGGTCCTCTTTAAGGATGAAGCGGGAAATCGGCTGCTTGATCAGCGCGCTGCGGTTCGTTTCCAGCAATGTGGCGGCGGTGAGGTTGGCCTCGGCGATCAGTCCCTTTTCGGACAGGGTGCAGTAGCCCACCGGGGCCAGGTCGTATAAATCGAAATAACGCGTCCGCCCGGCTTCGATCTCCGCCTGGGCCGTGCGCAACTCCTCGTTCTGCATCTCCAGTTCGATCTGGTGCACCCGCAGTTCATGGAGTGTATCCTGAATGTCGTCGGGGGAGAGGGCCGCGCTGTCGTTAGGTGTCCGGACGACCCGTTGCCGGGCAAACGTTTCGGCTTTCTGCCGTAAATCCGCAGCGTTTTTTCGGCGGTTGTCGGGGTTTGTCATGGATTATCGCCTCTATTTTTTGACGGCAACGTCCCGTTTGCCGCGGCATCCGTCCGCTCCCGGCCTTTTGTCTCGGTGACATCCTGCGAGGCGCCGGTGATGCCGACGATCACGCCGGCGGAATTTTGCAAGGGTTCAACTGTCAGATCATACACAAGGGGCCTGCCCGCAATCGTGGTTTGCACGGCTTTCCGCGCGCCTTTCCCGCTCTTCAGCACCTGTTGCTTGATGTCCGTCAGTGCGGCTGCCTCGTTTTTCGGCAGCAGGTCGGCGTTGACCGTGGAAAGCTCCTCGTTGGTGGATTTCAAGGGCAGGCGGATAACAAACTTTGTCCCCTTTCCAGGCTGGGATTCCACAGCAATCTTGCCCCCATAATTTTCAGTAATGATAAAATAGGACACGCTGAGTCCGAGACCCGTCCCCTCTCCCACAGGTTTGGTGGTATAAAATGGCTCAAAGACCCGTTTACAAATCGCTTCATCCATGCCCGGGCCGTTGTCTTCGATCTCCATACAGACCATTTTCCGCTCTTTGTCAAATTCCGTCCGTACAATAAAGATGGGCTTCCCGGTTCCGGCCGTCTGCATGGCCTCGGCGCCGTTTCTGAAGATGTTGAGCAGCACCTGCTGGATTTTTGCCCCCTCACAGGAAACAGGGGGAAGACCATCTTCAAACTCCCTTCGGATCTCAATCGACTTGAAATCATATTGTTTTATAATATCATAATCGGTGGCGGCCAGATCCAGGGTTTTATCGATCAGATCGGAAAGATCATGGAATGAGACCTGGGCCTCGCTCTTCCGGGCAAAACCGAGCATGTTGGACACAATCTCCGCCGCCCGTAATCCTGATTTCCTGATGGTCTTGAGCATGCGCGGTATGCCCCGGGCCTCCATGAAGTTCCGGATGGCAGCCATTGAAACGCCGGCTTCCCTGGCAGCTTTGAGGTTGGCCGGCATATTTTCATTGGTCAACCGGTCCGCCATCACATTGGCAGTCTGCATAATGCCGGCCAGGGGATTGTTGATCTCGTGGGCCATGCCTGCGGCAAATCCTCCGATCGAAAGCATCTTTTCTGCTTGCACCATCATCTCTTCCAACCGCACCTGCTCGGTTACATCGTCAATGCGGATAACTGCCCCCTCCACCCTCTCGCCGGTCAACGGATAGATGGTCACATCCTCGTAGCGTGGCCCCCTTTCAGAGACACAAGTTCTCTTCCGATGGTGTATGATTTCCCGGGACCGGATGCTTTCGGTTATTTTTTTCATTTCCGGCGCCAGCCGGGGGAATATGTGGGAGAGGAGATAGCCCTGGGCATGGGCACCAACCACCCCCGTATTTTTTTCCGCTGTCTTGTTCCACAGGGTTATCTTTGCTTCGGCATCCACCCCAACCAGCACAGACGGCATGGAATCAATGATGTTGGACAGGTAATTACGCAGATGGCGAAGTTCCTCTTCGGCCCGCCTGCGCTCGGTGATGTCGCTCAGCACTACACGGCACACCGTCGCGCCGTCTTCCGCTTGCGCAGCGATTACCGTCAGATGCGCCCAGAAGTGTGTCCCATCCGGTTTGACCAGTCGTAGCTCGCATTCCTGGGGTCCGCCCACCTCAAAGAGCTGCTTCCGATGCAGGTAGTAGATGTCCTGGTCCTCTTTGAGGATGAAGCGGGAAATCGGCTGCTTGATCAGCGCGCTGCGGTTCGTTCCCAGCAATGTGGCGGCGGTGAGGTTGGCCTCGACGATCACTCCCTTTTCGGACAGGGTGCAGTAGCCCACCGGGGCCAGGTCGTATAAATCGAAATAACGCGCCCGCCCGGCTTCGATCTCCGCCTGGGCCGTGCGCAACTCCTCGTTCTGCATCTCCAGTTCAATCTGGTGCACCCGCAGTTCATGGAGTGTATCCTGAATGTCGTCGGGGGAGAGGGCCGCGCTGTCGTTAGGTGTCCGGACGACCCGTTGCCGGGCAAACGTTTCGGCTTTCTGCCGTAAATCCGCAGCGTTTTTTCGGCGGTTGTCGGAGTTTGTCATGGATTATCGCCTCTATTTTTTGACGGCAACGTCCCGTTTGCCGCGGCATCCGTCCGCTCCCGGCCTTTTGTCTCGGTGACATCCTGCGAGGCGCCGGTGATGCCGACGATCACGCCGGCGGAATTTTGCAAGGGTTCAACTGTCAGGTCATACACAAGGGGCCTGCCCGCAATAGTGGTTTGCACGGCTTGCCGCACGCCTTTCCCGCTCTTCAGCACCTGTTGCTTGATGGCCGTCAGTGCGATTGCCTCGTTTTTCGGCAGCAAGTCGGCGTCCGTCTTGCCGATGAACTCTTCCACTTGAAATTCAGGATCAGGGTTGTGAATCCAGGTGTAACGAAGGTTCGTGTCCTGATTGAAAACAGAAATGGAAGCGGTGTTGAGGGCGAGCCGCAGCCGCTCTTCGTTCACCCGCAGGTCCTCATGAATGACACGCGCCTCCGTGACATCCACAAAGGTAAGCACCGCGCCTTCGATGACGTTATCCATGGTGCGATAGGGCAAAATGCGCATGATGTACCATCGGCCCTCAGTACTCCGGACGTCCAGTTCCTTGGGAATCAGGGTGTCGAGCACGGCCTGCGTGTCCTTCGTCAGGCGCTCGTACCCGAGCAGGTTGGAGACGATGTGGCCCACCGGCCGGCCGATGTCGCTCTGGATCAGATTGATGATCTTGGTGGCGGCGGGGGTGAAGCGCAGGATGCGTAGCTGGAGGTCCACAAAAACGGTGGCGATGCCGGTGCCGGCCAGCAGGTTGTTCATGTCATTGTTGGCCCGCGACAGATCGGCTACCTTGGTCTGCAGCTCGGCGTTGACCGTGGACAGTTCCTCGTTCACCGATTGCAGCTCCTCCTTGGAGGTCTCCAGCTCCTCGTTGGTGGACTGCAGCTCCTCGTTGATCGACTGCATCTCTTCGTTGGCGGATTTCAACTCCTCATTGGATGTCTCCAGTTCTTCATTGGTGGTCTGAAGATACTCCTCCTTGGCTCGTAGCTCCTGCCTGAGCGCGACAACGCGGGCCTCGGCCTCCACCGCATCCTCCGCCTCTGACTTCCGACGTCCATCATCCGTCCTCTGACTTCCGTCCTCTGACTTCTGACTTTCGACCTGTGCCTGCTCCAGAACGACCAGGTACAAGGGCGGGTCGAGGGAAGCCGACGGGGCGGCGGTCACCAGGCGGACAATCAGATTGACGGTGGTGATATCACCGTTGGTTTTTACCCGTAGTCCCGGGCAGCGAACGGTCTCACCGGCTACTGCGGCTTTGTGCAGGGCCGAGGTCAGGTCGCGGTGCAGCCCTTCCCGGGCCATCTTAATGATGTTGTTGGGACTACTCTCACCGGGGGCAGGCTCCAGGTACATGCCGGTGCGGCCGTGGAGATAGAGAATATCGCCTTGGGCGTTGACCAGAGCCGCCGCCTGGACAAGCTGTTGCAGCAAGGCCTGTTCGGTCAACTCGCGCAGTGGCAGTTTCCTTGGAGAGGCCGTATTTTGGTCGGAACGCGGGGGCACTCTATCCGCTGTCGTCATGGACGGCAGGAACCGGCCCAGTCCCGCCCGCTGGGCGCCCAAGAGGTCTTCCTTGCGTTGGTACAACTTCAACTTGCGGTCCAGCACTGTAAAAAGGTCCTGATAGTCGCCCACGGTTTCGGATGTCCCCAGAAAGAGAAACCCGCTCGGGTTCAAGGCGTAGTGGAACAACGGAATGAGCTTTTTCTGCAGATCGCCGCCCAAGTAGATCAGCAGGTTGCGGCAACTGATCAAGTCCAACTTGGAGAAGGGCGGATCCTTGATCACGTTCTGCTCGGAGAAAACCAGCATGTCGCGAATGTTTTTTTTGATGCGAAAGACGCTGTCATCCGGCTCGGACGAGAAGAAGCGCGCCAACCGCTCCGGCGTAAAGTCGGCGGCGATGGAGGCCGGATAGATGCCGGCGCGGGCCGTGGCAATGGCGTGGCTGTCGATGTCCGTGGCAAACACCTGCACATTGAAGTGCTGTTTCATCGTCTCCTGGCGTTCGGCCAGGAGGATGGCCAGGGAATAGGCCTCCTCTCCGGTGGAGCACCCCGGGGACCAGATACGGATGGCGGCATTCGCAGGCTTGCCGGAGAAGAGTTTGGGGATGACCTGTTCCTCCAGCGCCTTGAAGGCTTCGGGATCGCGGAAGAAACTGGTCACGCCGATCAGCATGTCACGGAACAGGGCGTCCACTTCATCGGACGTCTGGTGGATGAATTTGACGTAACCCTCCATGGTTTCGATCTGGTGCACGGCCATGCGCCGCTCAATACGGCGCTGGATGGTGGAGGGTTTGTACTGAGAAAAGTCGTGCCCGGTCCGGGCGCGCAGCAGGAGTAAGACTTTCTTGAGTGCGTTCTCAGCCTTAGGCGCCAGCATGACGCGGCGAGGCGGCTTGCTGAAGGCATGAGTCACATAAGCGATGATCTGGGCGGGCATCTCGGCCGGGGGTAACTCGAAATCCACCAGCCCCGTGCCGATGGCGCTGCGCGGCATGCCGTCGTGTTCTGTGGACTCCGGGTTCTGGGCCATAACCATACCGCCCTCGCCCTTGATGGCCTTCACCCCCAGGGTGCCGTCGCTACCGGTGCCCGAGAGTACTACGCCGATGGTCCGCTCGTGCTGGTCCTGGGCCAGGGACCGGAAGAAAAAGTCGATGGGCATACGCCGGCCGCGCGGGGCCACAGGATCGAGCAGTTGCAGCGTGCCGTTCAAAAACGCCATGTCGCGATTGGGAGGGATGATGTAGGCACAGTTGGGCTTCACCGCCATGCCGTCCTCGACCTCAAATACCTCCATACGAGTGTAGCGCCGAATGAGATCGGTCAGGATGCTCTTGTGGTCTGGGGCCAGATGCTGAACAAGGACAAAGGCCATACCCGGATCAGCGTCCGTGGGCATGCCGGAGAAGAAAGCCTCGAAGGCCGCCAGGCCCCCGGCCGATGCCCCGATGCCCACAACGGGAAAATCACCGGCCTCCCGATCGGGCTTCAGCTGGGCGTCAATGGCGTTTCCGGACTGCTCCGGCGGCATGCCGGTTTTCGTTTCCCCTGGATGTTTGCCGGTCAGCTTTTGCCGGTCTTTTTTTCTTTTTGTCATATTATCATCTTCCCTTATCTTGCGGCGGTGCAGTGGAGGCGTATCGAATGGATGGGCGATTCGACAACAGATTGCGTTTTAAACCAGTAGGCTATAGCGGCCATGTCCGCGTGAATATATCCGGCCCCACGATTGACTCCTTGAAAAGGACCATTGTTACTCAAGTCTTCACTTTTATCAAGGTCACGCTTATAATAGAACATATATTTCTTCTACTGTTTCACAGGCTTCAGCCTTTTTGATCGTCATGTTATTTTCTTTCTCATAAGTTGACTGAGAATTTAATGGTATTATCGATCGCTCGGAACGATTTCAAAATAGCATTCGATAGCAGAGGTATTGTGGAGGAGGGATCATTTCAAATTCTCACTAAGGAGTATCCAAGGCAATTGTTTTATGAACGAATAAAACCGGCAAGACCCGGGATATCATCCAGGGCAAAAACCGGGGGACATGGTTTTTCTATGTCCGCCGGCACCCTATCGCACACAAGGGCACAGACCTTCTCCACATGGGTAAACAACGGCGTTTTACCCACACGTTGCCGCCAGATTTCGATTTTGGGATAAGGCCCTGAAATCCATCCTTCAATGAGAACAAGGTCTGCATGGCCGTAATAGGTTTGGATCAATTTTTCGGGCCGGGTGAGATCAGAGGCCGGAAAATATAAGGCGGCCATTTTAGCATTGACCATGGCGACAGGGCAGGCACCTGCTTGCCTGTGTACATGGGAATCCTTGCCCGGCTTGTCCAGTTCGTAAGCGTGGCTGGAGTGTTTCAATGTGCCGACACACAGGCCTTTTCCAGTAAAATAGCGCACCAGCTCCGCCACCAGGGTGGTTTTACCGGAACCGGGTTGGCCGATGATTTGGACAATGGTCGGCATGGGGTGTTCCTCGAACGGCATCTTATTCTTTGGTATCGTTTTCTATGGGATCCACAGGCTCATAATAGGTTCCCAGGGCACAGGGCCGGCAAAGAATCTGATTGTTTTTAAAAACTTCTTTTTTATCCCTGACCACAATGCCGCACCGGGCACATACGGCCTTGAACCGTGTGGGACCGGGCATGTCCGATGCCGGAACATTGACCTTCACCTCGGAAACCGTAAACAAATCTGAATCATCCATGATTTTATAGGCTTCAAGCTGGGCAAACCTTGGATCTTCAATATGGGGCATCAGTATTGGGGCAAGGTCCCTGGCTGTTTCCGTAGAAACGATTCTGAACGCCTTCCCAGTTTCAAGATTCACAAAGGTGGCAGCCATGATACCGTTGTCAATGAATTTTAAGGATCTTCTGCCAAGCTTTACACCTGTTACATAGGAGATGGCGTCCGTGGCACACCGGTCCATCTCCACATATACAATAATTTTTTTAATCTGGGGCAGTGTTGACGGTTCATCCAGTCCAATAAGCCGGCACCCGAGCATGGCCATACGTACCCCGATCACCTGACCTGCGCACAAATGACCATGGGCCTGTGCCGATCCTTCCAGCAATGTATTAAAATCTTTCAATGGCCCCCCGGCATTTTTTTGTTTGAATATGTCATCTTTTTAACAACTTTTGACTCGATGATCCAGTTTTTGTTAATTTGCCCAACTTCGGCGTTGGAAAAAATTTTTAATCCTCAAAATATGTTGTATATTCCTCCGGTTAAAAATTGTTTCCGCCTTGAATTTGAACAAATTCCCTAAAAACTGGATGATCGAGTTTCAGGAGTACATCAAATGGGGAAGGAACAAAATGATGCCGGGAAAGGCAATGAGAATGATAACCCCGATAATCAGGGCAATCAGAAACGGGGTAATGCCCTTGAATATTTTTTCCAGGGCCACGTTATGGGACAGCACGTTTTTGGCCACCCCGTAAACCACGTAGACATTGATGCCCACAGGCGGTGTAATAACCCCCATCTCCGTGACCATGACAATGATAATGCCAAACCAGATGGGGTCATACCCCAGCTCCATGACCACTGGGAAAAATATGGGAACCGTGAGGGTAACAAAGGCCAGGGCATCCATAAAACAGCCGCCAATAAAATAGATAAAAATGATCACGGCAATAACCAGGGCCGGCGCCATATTAAGTCCGCTCACCCAGGATGCAATCTCAAAGGGAATCCGGGTAACGGCCAGAAATTTGCCGAAAATAACGGCCCCTGCGATCAACATTAACACCATGCAGGAGGTGGTCAATGTTTCCATTAAGGATTTCACGAACCCCTTCCAGGTGAGCTGACGTTTGATCACCGCAATGACCAAGACACCGAAAGCGCCTACGGATGCAGCTTCCGTGGGGGTAAACAGTCCATAGAAAATGCCGCCCACCACCAGGGCAAAAATAATCAGGGTCTCGCCAAGACCAAAAAGCGCTTTGAGCCGCTCTGCCCAGGAAAATTTTTCTCCGGCGGGCCCGGCGTTTTTGTCCATAAGACAGGTAATAAACACAGAACCGATAAAAAGCATGGTAACAAGAAGAGCCGGGAATATGCCGGCCACAAAAAGCTGGCCAATAGATTGCTCCGTTAAAATGCCGTAGATGATCAGCACCACGGACGGGGGCATGATCATGCCAATGCCGCCGCCCGAGGCCACAGAACCCGTGGCCAGTGCATCGTCATAATTGAACCGTTTCATCTCGGGCAATCCCACCGTGGCCATAGTGGCGGCCGTGGCCGGACTTGAGCCGCATACGGCCCCGAATGCCGTACAGGCGGTCACCGTTGCCATGGCAAGCCCGCCGCGCACGCTGCCCAAAAATTTATACCCGGCGGAATAGAGCCGCTTGGATATGCCGGAGTTAAATCCGAGCTGCCCCATGAGAATGAACAGCGGGATAGTAGTCAGATCATAGGAGGCAAAGGTTTCATAAATATTCCTGGATAAAAGCACAAGCCCTGCATCCGGGCTTGTCATTATTGAAAACCCCAAAAACCCCACCAGGGCCATAACAAACGCAACCGGCATCTGGCTCATGAACATGATAATCATGGCGGCAATGCCGACGATTCCTGCAAGAACGGGGCTCATCTGGTTGTGCCTTTTCTTAATTGGTTGACGGTGCTAACAATCT comes from uncultured Desulfobacter sp. and encodes:
- a CDS encoding TRAP transporter large permease is translated as MSPVLAGIVGIAAMIIMFMSQMPVAFVMALVGFLGFSIMTSPDAGLVLLSRNIYETFASYDLTTIPLFILMGQLGFNSGISKRLYSAGYKFLGSVRGGLAMATVTACTAFGAVCGSSPATAATMATVGLPEMKRFNYDDALATGSVASGGGIGMIMPPSVVLIIYGILTEQSIGQLFVAGIFPALLVTMLFIGSVFITCLMDKNAGPAGEKFSWAERLKALFGLGETLIIFALVVGGIFYGLFTPTEAASVGAFGVLVIAVIKRQLTWKGFVKSLMETLTTSCMVLMLIAGAVIFGKFLAVTRIPFEIASWVSGLNMAPALVIAVIIFIYFIGGCFMDALAFVTLTVPIFFPVVMELGYDPIWFGIIIVMVTEMGVITPPVGINVYVVYGVAKNVLSHNVALEKIFKGITPFLIALIIGVIILIAFPGIILFLPHLMYS